A single region of the Zygotorulaspora mrakii chromosome 4, complete sequence genome encodes:
- the UBX3 gene encoding clathrin-mediated endocytosis regulator UBX3 (similar to Saccharomyces cerevisiae UBX3 (YDL091C); ancestral locus Anc_2.365), translating into MDLFRRILHGGEVPFTPIPGTFPEPQTQQETQTQRRDGSEQEETSRPTTRRTILSRRTIAMMVLQLPLVILHYIMSFMITMVSLIKPLYALQGFYKRKSMRTSDGKSRLNNLLELLSNESERTLNSEDSGLTTYSFGSLYSLENGSFCQDIVQGSYTDLLNACSEQCKFAMIYLHDSLLDNSTEYVNGLLCTEQFTTLIKKYQILLWFSDVSTSEGLQVANALKVRQFPFLGLLSLKAENKIELFGRMEGSLTQYKANFLENMLGKAYSKLLQIRQQRQNNALQQLIREQQDNRYNESLSADQRRERERATQRDTMNQAIEQARLKMLWLLWRKSTLAPEPSSDSGIPTCKVAIRADSGERVIRRFDASLPIEEIYAFVELQRTPNTLDAEESQNTGAPPRGYHHQYEFTLVSPVPRKELEPSTVIHDETAIFPSGTIIIENVNRD; encoded by the coding sequence ATGGACTTATTTAGAAGGATTTTACATGGTGGTGAGGTGCCATTTACTCCTATTCCAGGAACTTTCCCTGAACCGCAAACACAGCAAGAGACACAGACACAGAGAAGAGACGGCTCAGAACAAGAGGAGACCAGCAGACCGACGACTAGACGAACAATTTTATCCCGTAGAACCATAGCGATGATGGTGCTGCAACTCCCACTGGTGATTTTGCATTACATTATGAGCTTTATGATTACTATGGTGTCTTTAATTAAACCACTCTATGCTCTTCAAGGATTTTATAAGAGGAAAAGTATGCGGACGTCTGATGGAAAATCCAGGCTGAACAACCTTTTAGAACTATTGAGCaatgaatcagaaagaactttgaattcTGAAGACAGTGGCCTGACAACCTACAGTTTTGGGTCATTATACAGCTTGGAAAATGGGAGTTTTTGTCAAGACATCGTGCAAGGAAGCTATACCGATTTGTTAAATGCATGCTCCGAACAATGTAAGTTTGCAATGATATACCTACATGACTCATTACTGGATAACAGCACCGAATATGTCAATGGATTGCTATGCACCGAACAGTTCACTACATTAATTAAAAAGTACCAAATATTGCTGTGGTTCAGTGATGTGTCGACGTCTGAAGGGCTACAAGTAGCGAATGCCTTGAAGGTGAGACAATTCCCATTTTTAGGCTTGCTCAGTCTCAAAgcagaaaataaaatcgaGCTGTTTGGCAGAATGGAGGGGAGTTTGACCCAATATAAGGCCAATTTCCTGGAAAATATGCTGGGAAAGGCTTATTCGAAACTTCTTCAGATACGTCAACAGAGGCAAAACAATGCTCTTCAACAGCTCATAAGAGAACAACAAGACAATCGATACAATGAGTCGCTCAGTGCGGATCAGCGAAGAGAACGCGAAAGAGCAACACAACGGGACACGATGAATCAGGCAATTGAACAGGCAAGACTGAAAATGTTATGGCTGCTCTGGAGGAAGTCCACGTTAGCACCAGAACCTTCAAGTGACTCCGGCATTCCAACCTGCAAAGTTGCTATTAGGGCAGACTCCGGCGAAAGAGTTATCAGAAGATTCGATGCTTCTTTaccaattgaagaaatataCGCTTTCGTAGAGCTTCAACGAACACCCAACACTTTGGACGCTGAAGAATCCCAAAACACCGGAGCTCCACCTCGGGGATACCATCATCAATATGAATTCACACTGGTTAGTCCTGTACCAAGAAAAGAGCTCGAACCTTCAACAGTTATTCACGATGAAACTGCTATTTTCCCGTCGGGTACAATAATTATAGAAAATGTCAATCGGGATTAA
- a CDS encoding uncharacterized protein (similar to Saccharomyces cerevisiae YMR155W; ancestral locus Anc_2.363), whose product MRPPSRSEQATCFVGSGIVALGAGTPYLLSFYAPQLLAKCNLPVSNLSTLSLAMSLGSSLLGFFAGIVIDKSVAGSCLIGALCTFSAYSILHYCYVHELANVPLIAFGLTLVGFGSVSGFYAAVKCCTTNFPHHRGTAGAFPVALYALAGMLFSTICTEVFGDDVEGIFKFLTYVCSSMIFVGCWTMKIMVTPKARKVKRRNSSIDQQVPNSRGSNSNMSETPSTQPIMISSERQGNEIPHSFPVHSQNRNGSLSSTSSSSLASSFQSLWSNKRSDSFIWSKDLPGSLSFWGWGRVRDEDALSESPSAHPFPPPSMPQLPPLSRTRQSYSSTNSSPRRQRFDSFTNLDRTDSFKRDQPGAHVLQRGTNNEVFTNMEDSTRNSIYKESSSWKNSHVFRTMKKPRFILYFIILATLQGIGQMYIFSVGFIVQTQVYSTSPEKYKLNPESIQSLQVSIISILSFLGRLSSGPFSDLLVKKLKAQRLWNIVVAGILFVYASLQMLQVSHVNLSAIMEGPDNIKNISFCSALFGYGFGILFGTFPSIIADAFGTEGFSTIWGLSTSGGLFTVKYFCSVLGVDLQNHVEDGKKYCEKGTVCYSHTFHLTAFFAMLVTVFTLAVITVSFWERKHRHELMPDSHHVEYLLTEEDENEEHEGSTQV is encoded by the coding sequence ATGAGGCCACCATCACGTTCAGAGCAGGCAACATGCTTTGTTGGGAGCGGCATTGTAGCATTGGGTGCTGGAACACCTTATTTATTATCCTTCTATGCTCCACAATTACTGGCCAAATGTAATCTACctgtttcaaatttaaGCACGTTGTCATTGGCGATGAGTTTAGGAAGTTCTCTTTTGGGATTTTTTGCAGGTATAGTTATTGATAAAAGCGTTGCAGGTTCCTGCTTGATTGGAGCTCTCTGTACCTTTTCTGCGTACTCTATTCTTCACTATTGTTATGTCCATGAATTGGCTAACGTTCCACTGATTGCTTTTGGACTGACCCTGGTTGGCTTTGGTTCTGTCTCCGGATTTTATGCTGCTGTCAAATGCTGTACAACTAATTTTCCGCATCATAGGGGCACCGCTGGCGCCTTTCCTGTGGCATTGTATGCACTGGCTGGTATGCTCTTTTCCACGATATGTACTGAAGTGTTTGGGGATGACGTTGAAGGCatattcaagtttttgacATACGTTTGCTCAAGTATGATATTTGTAGGATGCTGGACAATGAAAATTATGGTAACTCCAAAGGCTCGAAAAGTTAAAAGGAGAAACtcttcaattgatcaaCAAGTACCAAATTCGAGGGGTTCAAATAGCAATATGTCGGAAACGCCAAGTACACAACCCATCATGATTAGCAGTGAAAGGCAAGGGAATGAGATTCCACATTCCTTCCCAGTGCATTCGCAGAACCGTAATGGGTCTCTCTCCAGCACTTCCAGCTCATCACTAGCTTCATCATTTCAATCTCTATGGTCGAATAAAAGATCGGATTCCTTCATCTGGTCTAAGGATCTGCCTGGATCTTTATCCTTCTGGGGATGGGGAAGAGTTCGCGATGAAGATGCGTTGTCAGAAAGCCCATCAGCTCACCCTTTTCCACCTCCTTCAATGCCACAACTTCCTCCACTTTCGAGGACACGACAAAGCTACTCTTCTACAAACTCTAGTCCTCGTCGTCAAAGGTTCGACAGCTTCACTAATCTTGATAGAACCGATAGCTTTAAACGCGATCAGCCGGGAGCGCATGTTCTTCAAAGAGGTACAAATAATGAGGTTTTTACCAATATGGAAGATTCAACGAGGAACTCTATATACAAAGAAAGCTCTTCATGGAAAAATAGTCATGTATTTCGTACCATGAAGAAACCGCGTTTTATTCTatatttcatcatattGGCGACACTACAGGGTATTGGTCAAATGTATATTTTTTCCGTTGGCTTTATCGTACAAACGCAAGTATACTCGACTTCTCCTGAAAAGTACAAGCTAAATCCCGAGTCTATTCAATCCCTACAagtttcaattatttcaatACTATCGTTTTTAGGTAGGTTATCTTCCGGCCCATTTAGCGACCTTTTAGTAAAAAAACTAAAGGCACAGAGGCTTTGGAatattgttgttgctggCATATTGTTTGTTTATGCCTCTCTTCAAATGCTCCAAGTTTCCCACGTTAATCTAAGCGCCATAATGGAAGGACCCGATAACATCAAGAATATTTCCTTTTGCTCCGCATTATTTGGATATGGTTTTGGAATACTATTTGGAACATTTCCTTCTATAATTGCAGACGCATTCGGCACAGAAGGATTCAGTACGATATGGGGATTATCGACTAGTGGAGGGTTGTTCACTGTGAAGTATTTTTGCTCTGTATTAGGGGTAGATTTGCAAAACCATGTTGAAGACGGCAAAAAGTATTGTGAAAAGGGAACTGTCTGCTATAGCCACACGTTCCACTTGAcagctttttttgcaatgCTCGTTACGGTATTTACCTTGGCAGTCATCACCGTTAGCTTCTGGGAGAGAAAGCACAGGCATGAATTGATGCCAGATTCGCATCATGTAGAATACCTATTGACagaagaagacgaaaatGAAGAACATGAAGGAAGCACTCAAGTCTGA
- the RAM1 gene encoding protein farnesyltransferase (similar to Saccharomyces cerevisiae RAM1 (YDL090C); ancestral locus Anc_2.366), with translation MPNSLSRLKFINKNLLGRKRPTIISVVKDEEKDQETIMSIMKEVETDTTIAYNEVLEKCNEQYRSKVNPVLNKDFHQMYIEGWFSHDLPPQMSALDASQPWMLYWLANSMKVLNKNGLTDEIKERIAEKVFAISPQGGPFGGGVGQLPHLASNYAAINALALCDNIGGCWDKLNLKAIYEWLMSLKQVDGCFKTCSGIGETDTRGVYCALSVASMLGIMTPELCEGVEDFLISCQNYEGGFGGCAHEDEAHGGYTFCAIASLSILAAIDRIDTSKLALWCSQRQDNAEKGFCGRSNKLVDGCYSFWIGSTASILEWHGCAECVNKEALKEYILYCCQSSKRPGLQDKPGTNPDFYHTNYVLLGLAIAENAVFITSKEGDNKSKEQVLIEEPSSATHFNSPSCLTAINPIYGLPVEELFNFSTHFRHKKSSCSS, from the coding sequence ATGCCTAACTCCCTGTCCAGACTTAAGTTCATCAATAAGAATTTACTAGGCAGAAAGAGACCTACAATAATCAGCGTAGTCAAAGACGAGGAAAAGGACCAAGAGACAATAATGTCGATTATGAAGGAAGTTGAAACGGATACAACGATTGCCTACAACGAAGTGCTGGAAAAATGTAATGAACAGTATAGATCAAAAGTTAATCCTGTGCTGAACAAAGACTTTCATCAAATGTATATTGAAGGATGGTTCAGCCATGACCTACCGCCTCAAATGTCAGCACTCGATGCCTCACAGCCGTGGATGTTGTATTGGTTAGCTAACTCAATGAAAGTTTTAAACAAAAATGGACTGACAGATGAGATAAAGGAGCGTATCGCTGAAAAGGTATTTGCTATCAGTCCTCAAGGTGGGCCATTTGGCGGAGGAGTTGGCCAATTACCTCATCTTGCCAGCAATTACGCTGCAATTAATGCCTTAGCATTGTGTGATAATATCGGTGGCTGCTGGGATAAGCTCAATCTGAAAGCAATTTATGAATGGCTTATGTCTTTGAAGCAGGTAGATGGTTGCTTCAAAACGTGCTCCGGCATTGGAGAAACAGATACTAGGGGCGTTTATTGTGCCTTAAGTGTAGCGTCGATGCTGGGTATAATGACCCCTGAGCTATGTGAGGGTGTCGAAGACTTTTTGATCTCCTGCCAGAACTATGAAGGAGGGTTTGGCGGCTGCGCACACGAAGATGAGGCTCACGGAGGGTATACTTTCTGTGCAATTGCAAGCTTGAGTATATTGGCGGCGATCGATCGCATTGACACATCCAAGTTAGCTCTGTGGTGCAGTCAAAGACAGGACAATGCCGAAAAGGGGTTCTGTGGAAGAAGTAATAAATTAGTGGATGGTTGCTACAGTTTTTGGATTGGCAGTACCGCATCAATACTTGAATGGCATGGCTGTGCAGAGTGTGTCAATAAAGAAGCACTGAAAGAATATATACTTTATTGCTGCCAATCCAGCAAGCGCCCCGGATTACAAGATAAGCCAGGAACAAATCCGGACTTTTACCACACAAATTATGTTTTACTAGGATTGGCAATTGCGGAGAACGCAGTTTTCATTACTAGTAAAGAAGGAGATAATAAGTCAAAAGAGCAAGTTCTGATAGAAGAACCATCATCAGCAACGCACTTTAATTCACCGTCATGTCTCACAGCAATAAATCCAATATATGGATTGCCAGTTGAAgaattattcaattttagCACACACTTCAGACATAAAAAGAGCAGCTGCTCAAGCTAA
- the SRP14 gene encoding RNA-binding signal recognition particle subunit SRP14 (similar to Saccharomyces cerevisiae SRP14 (YDL092W); ancestral locus Anc_2.364), whose product MVNEGCLSIEEFLPKISEYFKAANEKEVTVRVSTKRLVKGEPVEGNREFDATNNPHFDISRKAQQTHFKDVSQEVYPLLIRISYLSDAKKNKCSTVVKADDLDKFWQNFSAVIKGSMKGLIKKKKKKKGKAVVAKPKKGKKLKR is encoded by the coding sequence ATGGTTAATGAGGGCTGTTTGAGTATAGAAGAGTTCCTTCCCAAGATTTCAGAATACTTCAAGGCAGCTaatgagaaagaagttACAGTACGTGTCAGCACAAAAAGGTTGGTAAAAGGTGAACCGGTGGAGGGAAACCGAGAATTTGATGCCACGAATAATCCCCATTTTGATATTTCGAGGAAGGCACAGCAGACACACTTCAAGGATGTATCCCAGGAGGTTTACCCTCTACTGATAAGGATATCGTATTTGTCAGATGCGAAAAAGAACAAGTGCTCTACGGTGGTGAAAGCTGATGACCTTGATAAGTTCTggcagaatttttcagcagtGATCAAGGGCTCTATGAAAGGTTTGATtaagaagaagaagaagaagaagggcAAAGCTGTCGTGGCAAAGCCAAAAAAGGGCAAAAAGTTAAAAAGATAG